A single Leptospira barantonii DNA region contains:
- a CDS encoding leucine-rich repeat domain-containing protein, protein MNSTLSKKLVIVLVLLLSAIFWIDCKKNAEEILEEAKAKPESVQVLDLGMQKLTAVPESVCGFPSLTKLDLRLNSLTSLPEFIGECKNLEQLNLFGNDLTSIPSSFSKLKNLKVLLAGSNDLTVLPSELLFLPLIKTLYLDQNKLVLNETDVEILASLSGLEELDLNLNSGIKALPSNYEKLKSLTRLKRLNIKKTSLKGEDADKLQALLPNTKIDY, encoded by the coding sequence ATGAATTCAACCTTGTCAAAAAAACTCGTGATCGTCCTTGTCCTTCTTTTGTCAGCGATCTTCTGGATCGATTGTAAAAAGAACGCGGAAGAAATTTTGGAAGAAGCAAAGGCTAAACCGGAATCGGTTCAGGTTCTGGACTTGGGAATGCAGAAGTTGACTGCGGTTCCCGAAAGTGTTTGCGGTTTTCCGAGTCTTACCAAGCTGGATCTACGTTTGAACAGTCTTACTTCGCTTCCCGAGTTTATCGGAGAATGTAAGAATCTGGAACAACTCAATCTTTTCGGAAACGATCTGACTTCGATTCCATCATCCTTTTCTAAATTAAAAAATTTGAAAGTGTTACTCGCGGGTAGCAACGATCTGACCGTTCTTCCTTCCGAACTTCTGTTTTTGCCGTTGATAAAGACGTTGTATCTGGATCAGAATAAACTCGTTCTAAACGAAACGGACGTGGAAATTCTCGCGTCCCTTTCCGGTTTGGAGGAATTGGATCTGAATTTGAACTCCGGGATTAAGGCCCTTCCGTCCAATTACGAAAAACTGAAGAGTTTGACTCGTTTAAAAAGATTGAATATTAAAAAAACGTCATTGAAAGGCGAGGACGCGGACAAACTGCAGGCGCTCCTCCCGAACACAAAAATCGACTATTGA
- the ileS gene encoding isoleucine--tRNA ligase, producing the protein MSETQKENPYSSTVLLPKTDFPMKADLAKREPAQIQAWKSGQIFRKMKEHRKGKKEFVLHDGPPYANGNFHLGHSLNKILKDTIVKSKSLAGYYADMIPGWDCHGLPIEVQVLKNLGKKARETGPEELRQLCRNYAEEFVGKQSEDLSRFLCFWEDGRIYKTMSPDFEARIVEVFGELFQKGYVYRGKKPVYWSIDLATAHAEAEIEYYPHVSPSIYVKFPVIGAPNRFCLIWTTTPWTLPANLAICFNKKIEYSIFKAEAGEELILADGLAESVTNATGVSLNKLKPISSDELAALKFQHPFIDRVSIPLFGDHVTLDAGTGCVHTAPGHGQDDYKVGLAAGLEPFSPVDDYGRYTDEFPLMQGKKVFDANPEIVQLLKDKGMLLHYSEFEHSYPHSWRSKKPLIFRATPQWFFKMDFNELREKSLSAIDGIQWVPSWGITRIRSMVETRPDWCLSRQRNWGVPIPAFTCESCGETHLDNASIQFFTKMVREKGIEIWYSEKAADLLPPGTKCGKCGSDSFKKGNDILDVWFDSGVSSFAVLDERKNEPPADLYLEGSDQHRGWFQSSLWPSMALRGIPPYKTVLTHGYVLDEKGHPMSKSLGNGIDPTTDVIHVYGADILRLWVSSLDFRDDIKVGKDAHKIVSEQYRKIRNTFRYLLGNLDGHTSEKNLPFEELEEVDRFYLSKLSQFVEDAVASYETYQFHQIYQKLILFCTVTLSQDYFDMIRDRMYCDSRDSKTRRSSATALQHILETLCILTAPILSFTAEEVWASNGKKESVFLQTFPDLKSWKNSALEEKFESALQAREAVQKALEIARQDGKLGKSLEAGLEIVSKNGNNLGKLLPKETLELLFVVSQVHEKNPGMEILSSHENEKFSVKVLKPSQGECPRCWRHTEDISKDGDLCGRCKSVVG; encoded by the coding sequence ATGAGCGAAACCCAAAAAGAAAATCCGTATTCTTCCACAGTCCTTTTACCAAAAACGGACTTCCCGATGAAAGCCGATCTCGCCAAAAGGGAACCGGCCCAGATCCAAGCTTGGAAATCGGGCCAGATCTTTCGAAAGATGAAAGAACATAGAAAGGGAAAAAAAGAATTCGTTCTTCACGACGGTCCTCCGTATGCGAACGGAAATTTTCACTTGGGTCATTCTCTCAATAAGATTCTCAAGGATACGATCGTTAAATCGAAGTCTCTCGCGGGATATTACGCGGATATGATTCCCGGTTGGGATTGTCACGGACTTCCGATCGAGGTTCAGGTTTTAAAGAATCTCGGAAAAAAAGCGCGCGAAACCGGACCCGAAGAACTCAGACAACTTTGTAGAAACTACGCTGAAGAATTCGTGGGAAAACAAAGCGAGGATCTAAGTCGTTTTCTTTGTTTTTGGGAAGACGGAAGAATTTACAAAACCATGTCCCCCGATTTCGAAGCGAGAATCGTGGAAGTATTCGGCGAACTTTTTCAAAAAGGTTATGTTTACCGCGGTAAAAAACCCGTATATTGGTCGATCGACCTCGCAACCGCGCACGCGGAAGCAGAGATCGAATACTATCCTCACGTTTCTCCTTCGATTTACGTAAAGTTTCCGGTGATCGGCGCGCCGAATCGTTTTTGTCTGATTTGGACGACCACTCCTTGGACTCTTCCCGCGAATCTTGCGATCTGCTTTAACAAGAAAATCGAATATTCGATTTTTAAAGCGGAAGCCGGAGAAGAACTCATTCTCGCGGACGGACTCGCGGAAAGCGTGACTAACGCAACCGGAGTGTCGCTTAACAAATTAAAGCCGATCTCTTCGGACGAATTGGCGGCTCTGAAATTTCAACACCCTTTTATAGATCGTGTTTCCATTCCTTTGTTCGGCGATCACGTGACTTTGGACGCGGGAACCGGTTGTGTTCATACGGCTCCCGGTCACGGTCAGGACGACTATAAAGTCGGTCTTGCGGCCGGACTCGAACCGTTTTCTCCGGTCGACGACTACGGAAGATATACGGACGAATTCCCTCTCATGCAGGGTAAAAAAGTTTTCGATGCGAATCCTGAAATCGTTCAGCTTTTGAAAGACAAGGGAATGCTTTTGCATTACAGCGAGTTCGAACATTCTTACCCGCACAGTTGGAGAAGTAAAAAACCTTTGATCTTCCGCGCGACTCCGCAGTGGTTCTTTAAAATGGACTTCAACGAACTTCGCGAAAAATCACTTTCCGCAATCGACGGAATTCAATGGGTTCCTTCTTGGGGAATCACTCGGATTCGTTCCATGGTCGAGACAAGACCCGATTGGTGTTTGTCTCGTCAGAGAAACTGGGGAGTTCCGATTCCCGCGTTCACTTGCGAGTCTTGCGGAGAAACTCATCTCGATAACGCATCGATTCAATTCTTTACAAAGATGGTTCGCGAAAAAGGAATCGAAATCTGGTATTCCGAAAAAGCCGCGGACCTTCTTCCTCCGGGAACGAAGTGCGGAAAATGCGGAAGCGATTCCTTTAAAAAAGGAAACGATATTCTGGACGTTTGGTTCGACTCCGGAGTTTCCAGCTTTGCGGTGTTAGACGAACGTAAGAACGAACCGCCGGCGGATCTTTATCTCGAAGGTTCGGATCAGCACAGAGGTTGGTTCCAATCTTCCTTATGGCCTTCGATGGCTCTGAGAGGAATCCCACCTTACAAAACGGTTCTCACACACGGTTATGTTTTGGACGAAAAAGGACATCCTATGTCCAAGTCGCTCGGAAACGGAATCGATCCTACTACCGACGTCATTCACGTTTACGGAGCGGATATTCTTCGTTTGTGGGTGAGTTCTCTGGACTTCAGAGACGATATCAAAGTAGGAAAGGACGCTCATAAGATCGTTTCCGAACAGTATCGTAAGATCCGAAACACGTTCCGTTATCTTCTCGGAAACCTGGACGGTCATACTTCCGAAAAAAATCTTCCCTTCGAAGAACTCGAAGAGGTGGATCGATTTTATCTTTCGAAACTTTCCCAGTTCGTGGAAGACGCGGTTGCGAGTTATGAAACGTATCAGTTTCATCAGATTTATCAGAAGTTGATCTTATTCTGCACGGTCACTCTTTCCCAAGATTATTTCGATATGATTCGGGATAGAATGTACTGCGACTCGAGAGATTCCAAAACGAGAAGATCTTCGGCGACGGCGTTACAACATATTCTGGAAACGTTATGTATTCTTACCGCTCCGATTTTGAGTTTTACGGCCGAAGAGGTATGGGCGTCTAACGGTAAAAAAGAATCCGTGTTTCTCCAGACCTTTCCCGATCTGAAATCGTGGAAGAATTCCGCACTTGAAGAAAAATTCGAATCCGCGTTGCAGGCGAGAGAAGCGGTTCAAAAGGCTTTGGAAATCGCAAGACAGGACGGTAAACTCGGCAAATCCCTCGAAGCCGGTTTGGAAATCGTTTCCAAAAACGGAAACAATCTCGGCAAACTTCTTCCTAAGGAAACCTTGGAATTACTTTTTGTCGTATCGCAGGTTCACGAGAAAAATCCTGGAATGGAAATTCTTTCCTCTCATGAAAACGAAAAATTCTCCGTTAAGGTTCTTAAACCTTCTCAGGGAGAATGTCCTCGTTGTTGGAGACATACCGAAGACATTTCCAAGGACGGAGATCTTTGCGGCCGTTGTAAGTCGGTGGTAGGTTAG
- a CDS encoding LA_1326/LA_4305 family lipoprotein, with protein sequence MKPTFKFFSPFFILLFVQCSWVQERSLFFWTKNQNLLYNSEEVAYFKINPSKVDQFDELVAPGPFTHPNQLTSEQWKDILGNLKYVKKSSLGFFTDHVFSDGELEIIARDLPYVIKSLPENKLLVMISKYDDIQSVISTEELTTTLIWGEKDKINVVFGKIKKEIVDKAVGLDFALWTDIKAINLTHVSDGTEISDNGAVQFQLVRNIPNRKWVVYNSERLDQYKFKPRKRNEIRKLTDENDRPGG encoded by the coding sequence ATGAAACCTACATTCAAATTTTTCTCGCCGTTTTTCATTCTTCTTTTCGTTCAGTGTTCTTGGGTCCAAGAAAGAAGCCTCTTCTTCTGGACAAAAAACCAAAACCTACTCTACAACTCCGAAGAAGTCGCTTATTTTAAGATCAATCCATCCAAGGTGGATCAGTTCGACGAACTCGTGGCTCCCGGCCCATTCACTCATCCGAATCAGCTTACTTCGGAACAATGGAAGGATATCTTAGGGAATCTGAAATACGTGAAAAAATCCTCTCTCGGTTTTTTTACCGATCACGTCTTTTCGGACGGAGAATTGGAAATCATAGCGAGAGATCTTCCCTACGTCATCAAATCGCTACCCGAGAACAAACTTCTCGTCATGATTTCGAAATACGACGACATTCAATCCGTTATCTCGACCGAGGAATTGACGACAACGTTGATCTGGGGCGAAAAGGATAAAATCAACGTAGTCTTCGGAAAAATCAAAAAGGAAATCGTGGACAAGGCGGTCGGGCTCGACTTCGCTCTTTGGACGGACATCAAGGCGATCAATCTCACTCACGTATCGGACGGAACGGAGATTAGCGATAACGGAGCGGTTCAATTTCAATTGGTTCGGAATATTCCGAATCGGAAATGGGTGGTCTACAACTCGGAACGACTCGACCAGTATAAGTTTAAACCGAGAAAAAGAAACGAAATCCGCAAACTCACCGATGAAAACGATCGCCCCGGCGGCTGA
- a CDS encoding STAS domain-containing protein, producing MIIRSEIRENHIVLSVLEDILMDNSRDFYYEFEESVKTGNPEIISFFLGKVKFIDSSGIGIIIKVRNQIREKNGTVNIFGLNKSLNSVFRLSGLDKIVNLYTNEEFLNKYPIFQEFVDQNSK from the coding sequence ATGATAATCCGAAGCGAGATACGAGAGAACCACATCGTTCTTAGCGTTCTTGAAGATATTCTTATGGATAATTCGCGGGATTTTTATTACGAATTCGAAGAATCCGTTAAAACCGGAAATCCGGAAATCATCAGTTTTTTTCTCGGAAAGGTCAAATTCATTGACTCCTCGGGAATCGGCATCATCATCAAAGTAAGAAATCAAATCCGCGAAAAAAACGGAACTGTTAACATTTTCGGCCTCAATAAATCCCTAAACTCGGTGTTTCGACTATCGGGACTGGACAAAATTGTGAACCTTTATACGAATGAAGAGTTTCTAAACAAGTATCCGATTTTTCAGGAGTTTGTGGATCAAAATTCCAAATGA
- a CDS encoding amidohydrolase, producing MASAKVTLFQKQINQPVSSDQKSKLSKEKSDFLLLPEYFPLYDSSSTPEKLADKSKFLSDELLQISEYYKGVIIGGSIFRKDDSGKLRISVPIVQNVVVVDWYDKRELSPEENAAVPGDAETIFIMGGFRFGIVAGNEIKNQTRLEELKSQNVNLLFHIDSVLESDSSHAQDLERYAKLSSQFDIFIARVGGVGSALGRKGIGRSLLSTSSGVNWKVAESEKDKEVIKTVTINGVNGLF from the coding sequence TTGGCATCGGCAAAGGTCACACTCTTTCAGAAACAGATCAATCAACCCGTTTCCTCGGATCAAAAATCGAAACTCTCCAAAGAGAAATCGGATTTTCTTCTTTTACCGGAATACTTCCCGTTATACGATTCGTCTTCCACACCCGAAAAACTCGCGGATAAATCCAAATTTTTATCGGACGAGTTGTTGCAAATTTCTGAATATTATAAAGGCGTAATTATCGGCGGTTCGATTTTCAGAAAGGACGATTCCGGCAAACTGAGAATCAGCGTTCCGATCGTTCAAAACGTGGTCGTCGTGGATTGGTACGATAAAAGGGAACTTTCTCCCGAGGAAAATGCCGCTGTTCCCGGAGACGCCGAGACGATCTTTATTATGGGCGGTTTCCGTTTCGGAATCGTCGCGGGTAACGAAATCAAAAATCAAACGCGTCTGGAAGAATTGAAGTCCCAGAATGTGAACCTTCTTTTTCACATCGATTCCGTCTTGGAATCCGATTCTTCGCACGCACAAGACCTGGAACGTTATGCGAAACTGTCCTCGCAGTTCGATATTTTTATCGCTAGGGTGGGCGGAGTCGGTTCGGCTTTGGGTCGTAAGGGAATCGGCAGAAGTCTTTTGTCGACTTCCTCGGGCGTAAACTGGAAGGTCGCGGAGTCCGAAAAGGACAAAGAAGTGATTAAAACCGTCACGATCAACGGCGTAAACGGTTTGTTCTAA
- a CDS encoding YcxB family protein, with translation MKLNFALNEQDVINFNLYHFRNSKFTQKRLFFLRLLIPVWAVLVFLFLNRENLNLTSILWNSPLFVFGILWYFYSDKLYYWRLKNNVKNLLKEGHNHGMVGVQNVELADDVLIVENESGTFRHVLKAIHRLEEGDGYLFLYVTSLSAFIVPLNVFQNSEKETFVNRIRNANPNLH, from the coding sequence ATGAAACTCAACTTTGCGTTAAACGAACAAGACGTTATCAATTTTAATCTATATCATTTTAGAAATTCCAAGTTCACACAGAAGAGACTTTTTTTTCTAAGGTTGTTGATCCCGGTTTGGGCGGTTCTTGTGTTTCTTTTTCTCAATCGGGAGAATTTGAATCTTACGTCGATTCTTTGGAATTCTCCCTTGTTCGTGTTCGGAATTCTTTGGTATTTTTATTCGGACAAACTCTATTACTGGAGATTGAAGAATAACGTAAAAAATCTTCTGAAAGAAGGACACAATCACGGAATGGTCGGAGTTCAAAACGTGGAACTGGCCGACGACGTTCTTATCGTGGAAAACGAATCCGGAACGTTTCGACATGTGTTAAAGGCGATTCATCGTTTGGAAGAAGGAGACGGATATCTTTTCTTATACGTGACGTCGCTCAGCGCGTTTATCGTTCCTCTGAACGTTTTTCAGAATTCGGAAAAGGAAACGTTCGTAAATCGGATTCGAAACGCGAACCCGAACCTACATTAA
- a CDS encoding AI-2E family transporter, translated as MRDPARKELSEYFIRTSFFLIVAFTIIVSLWGLQLLAVPMVMALLIFYAFNGTINNLESLGIPRILSIAVLMLVISIPIYLFINSVAPPIVSTLNPLLKNWKQDLDEAKFKYLTVTVNLQFNEFPSSWNETLRPDELIKKIAELMHEQVKGFVSYVPTLIGYMIITPLFAFLFLLNGNGMYKNLIALIPNRYFEMALMVTYKINEQLTNYLKSLMIQSAIICVVSGVGFYFIGLPYFYIFGLFLGVANSVPYLGPIMGAIPPLFFALVIGGTGATELMTSILIVVLIAQIIDNFFIQPIVISGSVSLHPIVVVGAVTVGGAALGLVGMLIAVPMAAILKVTIQTLYSSMKDHNLL; from the coding sequence ATGCGTGATCCCGCGAGAAAGGAACTTTCCGAGTATTTTATACGAACCAGTTTTTTTCTAATCGTCGCCTTTACGATCATCGTTTCGCTTTGGGGTCTTCAACTTCTCGCCGTTCCGATGGTGATGGCGTTGTTGATCTTCTATGCGTTTAACGGAACGATCAACAACCTGGAAAGTCTGGGAATTCCCCGCATTCTTTCCATAGCGGTTCTTATGTTGGTCATCAGCATTCCGATTTATCTTTTCATAAACTCGGTCGCACCTCCGATCGTTTCGACTCTGAATCCTCTTTTAAAAAATTGGAAACAGGATCTGGACGAAGCCAAGTTCAAATATTTAACCGTAACCGTAAATCTTCAGTTCAACGAATTCCCTTCGAGCTGGAACGAAACCCTTCGGCCCGACGAACTGATCAAAAAAATCGCCGAGTTGATGCACGAACAAGTCAAAGGTTTCGTTTCCTACGTTCCCACTTTGATCGGTTATATGATCATCACTCCTCTCTTCGCATTTTTATTTTTGTTAAACGGAAATGGAATGTATAAGAATCTGATCGCTCTGATTCCGAATCGTTATTTCGAAATGGCCTTGATGGTCACCTATAAGATCAACGAACAACTCACGAACTATCTCAAAAGTTTGATGATTCAAAGCGCGATCATCTGCGTCGTTTCCGGCGTAGGATTTTACTTCATAGGTCTTCCCTACTTTTATATCTTCGGCCTTTTTCTCGGAGTTGCGAACTCGGTTCCGTATCTCGGTCCGATCATGGGAGCGATTCCCCCTTTGTTCTTCGCGCTCGTCATCGGAGGAACCGGAGCAACGGAACTGATGACTTCGATCTTGATCGTGGTTTTGATCGCTCAGATCATTGATAACTTTTTTATCCAGCCGATCGTGATTTCGGGTTCCGTTTCCTTACATCCGATCGTAGTCGTGGGCGCGGTGACCGTAGGCGGAGCGGCTTTGGGTTTGGTGGGAATGTTGATCGCAGTGCCGATGGCCGCGATCTTAAAGGTTACGATTCAAACACTTTACAGTTCTATGAAAGATCACAATCTTCTTTAA
- a CDS encoding cyclic nucleotide-binding domain-containing protein: protein MKALDLPIWRKLFNRKEANNKEIIHFLRETSVFGRMKKRTLIEIARMVHVREYQEGETIFRQGEVGAGFYLVYQGSVVIRSVRDGIELDLAHLDGHAFFGELSLFTEERRTASAIALEQTTLLGFFQPDLKEIIETKPRIGIEILMSLSTVIVERLHRTNGLLEKAYFRGKQKNA from the coding sequence TTGAAAGCCCTCGATCTGCCCATCTGGAGAAAACTATTCAATCGCAAGGAAGCGAACAATAAGGAAATCATTCACTTTCTCAGAGAGACGTCCGTTTTCGGGAGAATGAAAAAAAGAACCCTCATTGAAATCGCAAGGATGGTGCACGTTCGAGAATATCAGGAAGGTGAAACCATCTTTCGTCAGGGAGAAGTCGGAGCCGGATTTTATCTCGTATACCAAGGTTCGGTGGTGATTCGCTCCGTAAGAGACGGAATCGAACTCGATCTCGCTCATCTCGACGGCCACGCGTTCTTCGGAGAACTTTCCCTCTTCACGGAAGAAAGAAGAACCGCGAGCGCGATCGCTCTCGAACAAACAACTCTGCTCGGATTCTTTCAACCCGACTTAAAAGAAATCATAGAAACAAAACCGAGAATCGGAATCGAAATTCTCATGAGCTTATCGACCGTGATCGTGGAAAGACTTCATAGGACCAACGGTCTTTTGGAAAAGGCTTACTTCCGAGGAAAACAAAAGAATGCGTGA
- a CDS encoding lipoprotein signal peptidase, with amino-acid sequence MKYFEKRFLDVYRPVYLAVIFIGIVLDLVTKFLVILYFQPHRYLEVLGSFFRMTLTFNTGFVFGAFQDNAIPSLVATGIAIVFLIGYRWKNFDLGNPWGWNLVMAGAFGNFLDKFFVKIPGTGFRFGFQPNMGEYIGVVDFLDFDWPDFLLFSRWPAFNVADSCVTIGLTILIFTMKLEEEK; translated from the coding sequence GTGAAATATTTTGAAAAACGATTTTTAGACGTCTATCGTCCCGTTTATCTAGCCGTCATTTTTATCGGAATCGTATTGGATCTCGTGACCAAGTTTCTCGTCATTCTATACTTTCAACCGCACCGTTATCTGGAAGTTCTCGGAAGTTTTTTCAGAATGACCCTGACATTCAACACGGGTTTCGTATTCGGAGCGTTTCAAGACAACGCGATCCCTTCCCTCGTTGCGACCGGAATTGCGATCGTGTTTCTCATCGGTTACAGATGGAAAAATTTCGACCTCGGAAATCCTTGGGGATGGAACCTTGTGATGGCCGGAGCCTTCGGAAATTTTCTGGATAAATTCTTCGTAAAAATTCCGGGCACTGGATTTCGTTTCGGATTTCAACCCAACATGGGAGAATACATCGGCGTCGTCGACTTTCTCGATTTCGACTGGCCGGACTTTCTTTTATTTTCAAGATGGCCCGCGTTTAACGTGGCCGATTCCTGCGTAACGATCGGACTTACCATTCTTATCTTTACGATGAAACTCGAAGAGGAGAAATAA
- a CDS encoding ABC1 kinase family protein encodes MLVSSTTGTTEPQETQSYKRHSSAWRFWNASSFVWKKIWAIFWFFKLGRILFPSYRNPSVQEKFFRVLGEDSRNFFLSMGGVYIKLGQYLGNLSHIFPDSFTESLQDLQDRVPPHPFSEVEERFRLEFGKEITKVFPDIKNVPEASASTAQVHVASIGGQKVAVKVLYPGIENLIANDLKNIRSFLKRINRYLFRFEYKKVHDEITHLVTRETDLKLEADSYDRMRQLFAEEPDYVFPKVIRQFSGKSVLVTEFIEGVKITKATPVIKGQAKSRPVELLVRAYVLMIFQYRFYHADPHPGNLIYTPDEKLCFIDFGAVGEIGASGVFALKKIFLSAIAKDYYGVVGGLEDIGALSASADRDKLEEVVRYSLEKLGRFVADTDYFRNLSLDQIHTREDRLFLKEINSSLKEIFRMIQIPENFIFLERVLGLLVGITAILDPYRTVLDYGEKPFRTVATGKEGGLESLLLNEDKNLLGNTLSIPGEFYKVLQNINRGRQGIQLREVERHTRKMYVLGHQILYSGFLIAGIHFGNYYLEKGMEIQSWGFFGASGFFGLVLLYSFWKNKLKKKGTSP; translated from the coding sequence ATGCTCGTGTCTTCCACAACCGGAACAACCGAACCTCAGGAAACCCAGTCGTATAAGCGTCATAGTAGCGCTTGGAGATTTTGGAACGCGAGTTCCTTCGTTTGGAAAAAGATCTGGGCTATATTCTGGTTTTTTAAACTAGGAAGAATTCTTTTTCCTTCCTATAGAAACCCCTCCGTTCAAGAAAAATTCTTTCGTGTTTTGGGAGAAGACAGCCGCAATTTCTTCTTATCCATGGGCGGGGTTTACATCAAACTCGGTCAGTATCTCGGAAATCTTTCCCATATCTTTCCGGATTCGTTCACAGAATCTCTTCAGGATCTTCAGGATCGGGTTCCACCCCATCCATTCTCCGAAGTGGAAGAACGGTTTCGTTTGGAGTTCGGCAAAGAAATCACAAAAGTTTTTCCGGATATCAAAAACGTTCCCGAAGCGAGCGCTTCCACGGCTCAGGTTCATGTCGCTTCCATCGGAGGACAAAAGGTCGCCGTTAAGGTTTTGTATCCGGGAATCGAAAACTTAATCGCAAACGATCTGAAAAACATACGCTCCTTCTTAAAAAGAATCAATCGATATCTTTTTCGTTTCGAATACAAGAAGGTTCACGACGAGATCACTCATCTCGTAACAAGAGAAACCGATCTCAAACTCGAAGCCGATTCCTACGATCGAATGAGACAACTTTTCGCGGAAGAACCCGACTATGTGTTTCCGAAAGTGATCCGTCAGTTTTCGGGTAAGAGCGTTCTTGTAACGGAGTTCATCGAAGGCGTTAAGATCACGAAGGCGACGCCGGTGATCAAAGGTCAGGCGAAATCAAGACCCGTGGAACTTCTCGTCCGCGCTTACGTTCTGATGATCTTTCAATATCGTTTTTATCACGCGGACCCGCATCCAGGAAATCTCATCTATACGCCCGATGAAAAACTCTGTTTCATCGACTTCGGAGCCGTGGGAGAAATCGGCGCGAGCGGCGTATTCGCATTAAAAAAAATCTTCCTTTCGGCGATCGCAAAGGATTACTACGGGGTTGTGGGCGGTCTCGAAGACATAGGAGCCTTGTCCGCTTCCGCCGATCGGGACAAACTCGAAGAGGTCGTTCGTTATTCTTTGGAAAAACTCGGGCGTTTTGTCGCGGACACGGACTACTTCCGAAATCTTTCTTTGGATCAGATTCACACACGGGAAGACCGACTCTTTCTCAAAGAGATCAACTCGAGTTTGAAGGAAATTTTTAGAATGATTCAGATCCCGGAAAATTTCATTTTCCTGGAACGTGTCCTTGGTTTATTGGTAGGGATCACCGCGATTTTGGATCCTTATAGAACCGTTTTAGATTACGGTGAAAAACCGTTCCGGACTGTCGCCACCGGCAAAGAAGGCGGACTGGAGTCTCTTTTGTTAAACGAAGATAAGAATCTTTTGGGAAATACCCTTTCCATTCCGGGAGAATTTTATAAAGTACTCCAGAACATCAACCGCGGACGACAGGGAATCCAACTTCGGGAAGTCGAACGTCATACCCGAAAGATGTATGTCCTCGGGCATCAGATCCTTTACAGCGGATTCTTGATTGCAGGAATTCATTTCGGAAATTATTATCTCGAAAAAGGAATGGAAATCCAAAGCTGGGGATTTTTCGGAGCCTCGGGATTTTTCGGACTTGTACTACTTTATTCATTTTGGAAAAACAAACTTAAAAAGAAAGGAACCTCTCCGTGA